The following coding sequences lie in one Deinococcus cellulosilyticus NBRC 106333 = KACC 11606 genomic window:
- a CDS encoding EVE domain-containing protein has protein sequence MAYWLLKSEPDVFGYQDLERVGKEPWNGVRNYQARNHLRAMQEGDLAFFYHSNSNPPGIAGICRIARSAYPDNLQFDPDSKYFDPKSTEDNPRWSMVDVVPVRPLPFLSLDTLRGLPELEDMPLLKKGTRLSVMPVTADEWQAILKHAGVEDADFLSAPAR, from the coding sequence ATGGCGTACTGGCTCTTGAAAAGCGAACCCGACGTTTTTGGCTACCAGGATCTGGAACGGGTGGGCAAAGAACCCTGGAATGGCGTGAGGAATTATCAGGCAAGGAACCACCTCAGGGCCATGCAGGAAGGGGACCTGGCGTTTTTTTATCACTCCAACAGCAATCCTCCGGGGATTGCAGGCATCTGCCGGATCGCCCGGAGTGCCTACCCGGACAACCTGCAGTTCGACCCTGACAGCAAGTATTTTGACCCCAAAAGCACTGAGGACAACCCCAGGTGGAGCATGGTGGATGTGGTCCCAGTGCGCCCCCTCCCTTTCCTGTCTCTGGACACCCTGCGAGGGCTCCCAGAACTGGAGGACATGCCCCTCCTGAAAAAGGGCACCCGCCTCTCGGTGATGCCTGTGACCGCAGACGAATGGCAGGCGATTCTGAAACATGCAGGGGTGGAAGATGCAGATTTCCTTTCTGCCCCTGCAAGATGA
- a CDS encoding GNAT family N-acetyltransferase, protein MQISFLPLQDDHLTLLHCWLQQPHVREFWDDGDRTLEDVQASYGSADRDVDAFLILLEDCPIGYIQAYPVDAESPFVFCRRGNTWGMDLFIGEVKHLGKGLGFQAVQVFADFLHTEYGADRVLIDPSIRNHRAIHIYQKAGFEPVAELVHAGERLLLLRRDRPSPIQ, encoded by the coding sequence ATGCAGATTTCCTTTCTGCCCCTGCAAGATGACCACCTGACCCTGCTGCACTGCTGGTTACAGCAGCCACATGTCCGGGAGTTCTGGGACGATGGGGACCGAACCCTGGAGGATGTGCAAGCCAGCTATGGAAGTGCAGACCGGGATGTGGATGCTTTCCTGATCCTGCTCGAAGACTGCCCCATCGGGTACATCCAGGCTTACCCTGTGGATGCAGAAAGCCCATTTGTCTTCTGCAGAAGAGGGAACACCTGGGGCATGGACCTCTTCATTGGAGAGGTGAAGCACCTGGGCAAAGGGCTTGGCTTTCAGGCGGTTCAGGTTTTTGCGGACTTTCTGCACACCGAATACGGAGCAGATCGGGTGTTGATTGATCCCTCCATTCGCAACCACCGGGCCATCCACATCTACCAGAAGGCAGGCTTTGAGCCCGTGGCAGAGCTGGTACACGCAGGGGAGAGGCTGCTGCTCCTCAGGCGAGATAGACCGTCTCCCATCCAGTGA
- the thyX gene encoding FAD-dependent thymidylate synthase gives MTQTLSEQDVLFPLNDGIGSVALIQHVGDDKSVVNAARVSFGGDNRMPLDEKDARLIRYLLKHQHGSPFEHNSLTFKIVAPIFVVRQWMRHRVGVSYNEISGRYVEIKDQFYTPGNFRQQAKSNRQASIEATDSLNQEKAHEVWEAAWKNAYEAYQQLLSLGVTREQARGVLPLTMYTEFYFTCNLRSLFHFLALRDHPGAQWETQMYARALAQLSEPLFPSSFEAWRSLNAHE, from the coding sequence ATGACACAGACCCTGAGTGAACAGGACGTTCTCTTTCCTTTAAATGATGGCATCGGCTCCGTTGCCCTGATTCAACACGTTGGCGATGACAAGAGTGTGGTGAACGCAGCACGCGTCAGTTTTGGTGGGGACAACCGCATGCCCCTGGATGAAAAAGACGCCAGACTGATCCGTTACCTGCTCAAGCACCAGCACGGCAGCCCGTTTGAGCACAACAGCCTGACTTTCAAAATTGTGGCCCCCATTTTTGTGGTGCGCCAGTGGATGCGCCACCGGGTGGGCGTGTCCTACAACGAAATTTCAGGCCGTTACGTCGAGATCAAAGACCAGTTCTACACCCCTGGGAACTTCCGCCAGCAAGCAAAGAGCAACCGCCAGGCCAGCATCGAGGCCACCGACAGCCTGAATCAGGAAAAAGCCCACGAGGTCTGGGAAGCTGCCTGGAAGAATGCCTATGAGGCGTACCAGCAGTTGCTCTCCCTTGGGGTCACCCGTGAGCAGGCCAGAGGTGTGTTGCCCCTGACCATGTACACGGAGTTTTACTTCACCTGCAACCTGCGTTCCCTGTTTCACTTCCTGGCCCTGCGTGACCATCCCGGAGCCCAGTGGGAAACGCAAATGTATGCCCGTGCACTGGCCCAGTTGTCCGAACCCCTGTTCCCTTCCAGCTTTGAAGCCTGGCGCAGTCTGAATGCTCACGAATAA
- a CDS encoding YihY/virulence factor BrkB family protein, giving the protein MLETQESTETHQPSGLKQTLGVLKDAVQAFSLDNVPRMGAALAYHTIFTIGPLLILAVGIAGLFLETESIKQNIYNQMSEGFGSNFANSMQSVLELTSQAGLPATISGVVILLWTASNFFIHLQDALNTIWDIKPKHTDILHLVVGRLMSAILAIVLGLLMVAFLTANVYVTAFAAEHFGFIPYAPFLLKLGSLILSILVFTVLFGVLYRFLPNIRLSWQDVSFGAGITAILFVIGQYAISLYIARFSPANTFGAAGTLVVFMLWVYFSAQLFFFGAEVTWAYSNKFGTIAARTAAHRAKEKVLELSQPEPEPRKIPPMSKATFSVAGFLGGVVVVLVAIPAMLVLGMRRLFQRRRV; this is encoded by the coding sequence ATGCTCGAAACGCAGGAGAGCACCGAAACCCACCAGCCCAGTGGCCTGAAGCAGACCCTGGGCGTTCTGAAAGATGCTGTGCAGGCCTTCTCGCTGGACAACGTTCCACGCATGGGGGCAGCGCTGGCCTACCACACCATCTTCACCATCGGTCCCCTGCTGATTCTTGCTGTGGGGATTGCGGGTCTCTTTCTGGAGACCGAAAGCATCAAACAGAACATCTACAACCAGATGTCCGAGGGGTTCGGGAGCAACTTTGCCAACAGCATGCAGAGTGTGCTGGAACTCACCAGTCAGGCCGGGCTTCCTGCAACAATTTCCGGGGTGGTGATCCTGCTCTGGACCGCTTCCAATTTTTTCATTCACCTGCAAGATGCGCTGAACACCATCTGGGACATCAAACCCAAACACACGGACATCCTGCATCTGGTGGTGGGCCGCCTGATGTCTGCGATTCTGGCGATTGTGCTGGGCCTCCTGATGGTGGCTTTTTTGACGGCCAACGTGTATGTGACGGCTTTTGCTGCAGAGCATTTTGGTTTCATCCCCTATGCGCCTTTCCTGCTGAAGCTGGGAAGCCTGATCCTCAGCATTCTGGTGTTCACGGTGCTTTTTGGGGTGCTGTACCGTTTTTTGCCCAACATCCGGCTGTCCTGGCAGGATGTGAGTTTTGGTGCAGGCATCACGGCAATCCTGTTTGTGATTGGGCAATATGCCATCAGCCTGTACATCGCCCGATTTTCACCCGCAAACACCTTCGGGGCTGCCGGGACGCTGGTGGTGTTCATGCTGTGGGTGTACTTCAGTGCACAGCTGTTTTTCTTCGGAGCAGAGGTCACCTGGGCCTACAGCAACAAATTCGGGACCATTGCGGCCCGCACAGCAGCCCACCGGGCAAAAGAGAAGGTGCTGGAACTCTCCCAGCCTGAGCCTGAACCCCGCAAGATTCCACCCATGAGCAAGGCCACCTTCAGTGTGGCAGGGTTTCTGGGCGGCGTGGTGGTGGTGCTGGTGGCCATTCCAGCCATGCTGGTGCTGGGTATGCGTCGCCTGTTCCAGCGCAGAAGGGTTTAG
- a CDS encoding sporulation protein — MFSNFLARIGVGATQIDTQLSKNSFYPGEIAEGRVVVKGGSTAQEIEYLKLQVCSQYKNDDSTVTAVLGETVVSHRFTVQPGETLTFPIQLQIPYSTPLSYYNTPVWLYTAAAISAAVDPKDNDRLNIAPSPLQAAVLEALTQLGFHLHSSQYEYEGHKYHRPVQELEFRPGGEFRGRIKELEVVFLPEGDHLDVILEVDRKAKGFASMFVSEFETKGSLRVTPSMQHNLAEQLRQKIYSMI, encoded by the coding sequence ATGTTCAGCAACTTTCTTGCCCGGATTGGCGTGGGTGCCACGCAGATTGATACGCAACTCTCCAAAAACAGCTTTTACCCCGGTGAGATCGCCGAGGGACGCGTTGTCGTCAAGGGCGGCAGCACCGCTCAGGAAATCGAGTACCTGAAATTGCAGGTGTGCAGCCAGTACAAAAACGACGACAGCACCGTCACTGCCGTGCTGGGTGAAACTGTGGTTTCCCACCGCTTCACTGTGCAACCCGGAGAAACCCTCACCTTCCCGATCCAGTTGCAGATCCCCTATTCCACCCCGCTCAGCTACTACAACACCCCGGTCTGGCTGTATACCGCTGCGGCCATCTCTGCAGCTGTTGATCCCAAAGACAATGACCGCCTGAACATTGCCCCCAGTCCTCTGCAGGCCGCGGTGCTGGAGGCCCTCACCCAGCTTGGCTTCCACCTGCACTCCTCCCAGTACGAGTACGAGGGCCACAAGTACCACAGGCCCGTTCAGGAGCTGGAGTTCCGCCCTGGAGGTGAATTCAGGGGCCGCATCAAGGAACTGGAAGTGGTGTTCCTGCCCGAAGGAGACCATCTGGATGTGATTCTGGAAGTGGACCGCAAGGCAAAAGGCTTTGCCAGCATGTTCGTCAGTGAATTCGAAACCAAGGGTTCCCTGCGCGTCACACCCAGCATGCAGCACAACCTGGCCGAGCAGCTGCGCCAGAAAATTTACAGCATGATCTGA
- a CDS encoding GNAT family N-acetyltransferase codes for MTDIIYLTSPQVSNEALNALFDAAWKGHQHRDFQPILQRSLTYMCAYSEEVLVGFVNVAWDGGVHAFLLDTTVHRDFQRQGIGQQLVQEAIREARRQGCHWLHVDFEPHLESFYRACGFQDTRAGLIQLQR; via the coding sequence ATGACAGACATCATTTACCTGACCTCCCCTCAGGTCAGCAACGAGGCTCTCAATGCCCTGTTTGATGCAGCCTGGAAAGGACACCAGCACAGAGACTTCCAGCCCATCTTGCAGCGCAGCCTGACTTACATGTGTGCATATTCGGAAGAGGTGCTGGTGGGTTTTGTCAATGTGGCCTGGGATGGAGGGGTGCATGCTTTCCTGCTGGACACCACAGTCCATCGGGATTTTCAAAGGCAGGGCATTGGGCAGCAACTGGTGCAGGAAGCCATCCGGGAAGCCCGTCGGCAGGGTTGCCACTGGCTGCATGTGGACTTTGAACCCCATCTGGAAAGCTTCTACCGTGCCTGCGGTTTTCAGGACACCCGGGCAGGCCTGATCCAGTTGCAGCGCTGA
- a CDS encoding saccharopine dehydrogenase family protein has translation MARVLMIGAGGVGTVVAKKCAQNDSVFTELMIASRTKAKCDKIADEIKQYLPDSRTVVTTAKVDADNVPELVALINEYKPELVINVALPYQDLTIMDACLETGVHYLDTANYEPRDVAKFEYSWQWAYRERFEQAGLMALLGCGFDPGATNVFTAYHAKHYFDEIHYLDIVDCNNGDHGKAFATNFNPEINIREITANGRYYENGQWVETQPLEISQDIYYPKVTTRKSYVLYHEELESLVINFPTIKRARFWMTFGEQYIKHLTVLQNIGMTSIEPINYQGMQIAPLEFLKAVLPAPESLSAGYTGQTCIGVQAKGIKDGKEVVHFVYNVKDHAECHREVQAQGVSYTTGVPAMIGAMLMVNKVWFKPGVYNVEEFDPDPFIAEMNKWGLPVDELAGIELVK, from the coding sequence ATGGCTAGAGTACTGATGATTGGTGCTGGTGGCGTGGGCACGGTTGTGGCCAAGAAGTGCGCCCAGAACGACAGTGTGTTCACAGAGCTGATGATTGCCAGCCGAACCAAAGCGAAGTGCGACAAGATTGCAGACGAAATCAAGCAGTACTTACCCGACTCCAGAACCGTGGTGACCACGGCCAAAGTGGATGCCGACAATGTTCCAGAACTGGTTGCCCTGATCAACGAGTACAAACCCGAACTGGTGATCAACGTGGCCCTGCCTTACCAGGACCTGACCATCATGGACGCTTGCCTGGAAACGGGCGTGCACTACCTGGATACCGCCAACTATGAGCCCCGTGATGTGGCCAAGTTCGAGTACTCCTGGCAGTGGGCTTACCGGGAGCGTTTCGAGCAGGCCGGACTGATGGCCCTGCTGGGTTGCGGTTTTGACCCTGGTGCCACCAACGTCTTCACCGCTTACCACGCCAAGCATTACTTCGATGAAATCCACTACCTGGACATCGTGGACTGCAACAACGGGGACCACGGCAAGGCCTTTGCCACCAACTTCAACCCCGAGATCAACATCCGCGAAATCACCGCCAATGGTCGCTACTACGAGAACGGCCAGTGGGTGGAGACCCAGCCTCTGGAAATCTCCCAGGACATCTACTACCCCAAGGTGACCACCCGCAAGTCCTACGTGCTGTACCACGAGGAACTCGAGTCTCTGGTCATCAACTTCCCCACCATCAAGCGTGCCCGTTTCTGGATGACGTTCGGAGAGCAGTACATCAAGCACCTGACCGTGCTGCAGAACATCGGCATGACCAGCATTGAGCCCATCAACTACCAGGGCATGCAGATTGCCCCTCTGGAGTTCCTGAAGGCAGTGCTGCCTGCCCCTGAGAGCCTCAGCGCCGGGTACACCGGTCAGACCTGCATTGGCGTGCAGGCCAAGGGCATCAAGGACGGCAAGGAAGTGGTGCACTTTGTGTACAACGTGAAAGACCACGCCGAATGCCACCGTGAAGTGCAGGCCCAGGGTGTGTCTTACACCACGGGTGTCCCTGCCATGATCGGCGCCATGCTGATGGTCAACAAAGTCTGGTTCAAACCCGGCGTGTACAACG